A window of Hugenholtzia roseola DSM 9546 genomic DNA:
GACTTTTTCAATGCTGCAAGTTTTCCTACTCTTTCCTTTGCTTCTACCAAATTTGCTAAAAAAAGTGATACAACTTATACATTAGAAGGCAATCTAACGATAAAAGGCGTAAGCAAAAGCGTAACCTTAGCCGTAGAATATGGCGGCACAGCGACAGACCCCTACGGCAACGTAAAGGCAGGTTTTGAACTTTCGGGCAAAATCAACAGAAAAGATTTTGGCTTGAATTGGAGTGCCGTAACAGAGGCTGGCGGCGTAGTGGTAAGCGACGAAGTGCGCCTTTTGATGAACATTCAGGTAGCAAAACAAGCCTAATTTTCGTAGAAATCTGCTTTTTAGAAAAATTTAATTTCATCTTGGTCAAAACCCTAAATAATTTTTATTTAGGGTTTTATTTTGTAGCTTGTTTTTAAGACCTAAAAATGGGCTTTGCAGGAAAGGCGCAAATTTCGGCAAGAGGCTCATTTTCAAGCATTTAGTTTAAGTATTTAGTAAGATAGAAAGGACTATTTTACAAGTTGGCAAAGGCGATTTATCTGCTTCTTTATCTGCTTCCAAAAATGGCACTTCCTACCCTAACAAGGGTACTGCCCTCGGCGGCGGCAATTTCAAAATCGCCACTCATGCCCATAGAAAGTTCGGTAAAATCGAGATTAGGTGACTGATAGTTGTTTTTTATTTGGTCAAATAGTGTTTTTAAAGTAGCAAATTCTTTTCTAATTTGTGCTTTGTCTTCTGTAAAAGTAGCCATTCCCATCAAACCTTTCAGACGCACATGCGCTAAATTGTCAAAAGATTTTTCTTTAAATATTTGATACAATTCTTCTTCCGAAAAGCCAAACTTTGTATCTTCTTTGGCGATATGTACCTGCAAGAGGCAATCTACGGTACGCCCCAAGGCGGCGGCTCGCTTATTGATTTCTACCAAAAGTTCCCAATTATCGACAGAATGAATAAGGGTAATAAAAGGTACAATATATTTCACTTTATTGCGCTGCAAAGTGCCAATCAAATGCCATTCTATATCTTTTGGCAGCAAGGGCTGTTTGGCAAGCAACTCCTGTACTCTATTTTCGCCAAAAACTTTCATGCCTGCCTGATACGCCATTTCTAAGACTTCTACGGGGTGCGTCTTGGTTACGGCAATAAGGCGGGCGTTTGTATTTGCCAATTTTGCGTGAATGTCCGCGATTCTTTCTCGTATGACTTCGGTAGAAATAGGGCTTGATAAGGACATAGTAGGAAGTTTTTAATTTTTATGGAAATTGTAGGAAGCAGAATAAGGGACTTGCATGGTTTTTGCTAAGGAGGAAAGAGCCTCGTTCCACTTTTAAGGGCTTTTCGCCTATTCGAAGGTGGGACAAAAATACACAAAACCGCCGTCTTTTGTGGTCTGTTCGGACGATAAAAGCGGACGAACTCGGTTTTGAGCGCGAAAATTCAAAAGAAGCACAAAAATTACATGGCTTGGCAGCCTTTTTTACTAAGAATTTTTAACATTCTGACGGTATTGCCGTTTTTTTGCTTACATTCGAGTTTGGAAAAAAACATCATCATAAAAAATAAAAAGGGGAGAGTTGGTCGTTCCTTCAACTTTCACCTGCCTTCTCAAAACAATTAGACAAAGACGCACAAATGAGGTTGCGATACCTGCGCCTTTGCTGCTTTTTGCCTCTTATCATTTCTATCCTTTAAAACAAAAATACCTTGAAAAAATTATTTTTTATACTTGTTCTCTGCGCCAGTTGCTGGATTAGCACACAGGCACAGGCGCAATTAGACCCCCAAAATCCGAAAGTAGCACAGCTTTCCGCCGAAGAAATTGAAACATGGAAGGGCAAACAGAGCCTTGCCGATTGGGAAGCTACCTTTGGGGCTTCTGCCGAATGGAATCCGATGCAGATGGAGTTTTATAGTCAAATCAAACTATTGGCACTTTCGGCAGAGGAAAAAGAAACACTCAAAGCCATGAGCGACGAAGAATGGATAGCCAAACATGGCGAAATGGATAGTTGGGCAGTGGATATTTTGCTGCTCTATTCGCTGGTGCAAAATTTGAAAAATGAATAAATTTATCGTATTTGGTTTTGCTTTAAAAAAGGACAATTAGTTATATGCTATTTGTCCTTTTCTTTTTACTCTAATTTTCCAAACTCCTCCTCGCCTTGCGCTATGTTGGCAAATATCTTTGAACAAACGCTTCCGATAGAACACCCTGTCCTGCGCTTTCTGCTTATCCTTGTTATCATTTTGTTAGTCCCTCTTTTTCTTAGCAAGATAAAAATCCCCTCGCTATTGGGCTTAATTGTGGCAGGTGCGGTTATCGGTCCTAAGGGAATTTACCTAATGGAGCGCGACAGTGGGATAATTTTATCGGGAACGGCAGGACTTTTATACATCATGTTTTTGGCAGGTTTGGAAATAGATTTGGTAGAGTTTAAGAAAAACAGCGTCAAGAGTGTCGTTTTTGGGCTTTACACTTTTTTTATCCCCATGATATTAGGGATTTTATCGAGTTTTTATATCCTACAATTCTCCCTGCTTACCTCTGTTCTGCTGGCAAGCATGTATGCTTCTCATACGCTTATCGCCTACCCCCTAATTAGCCAAATTGGAGTAGCAAAAAATAAAGCCGTAACCATTACCGTCGGAGGTACTATGATAACGGATACTTTGGCACTCTTGGTTTTGGCAATTATTGTGGGCATGACCAAAGGCAATTTGGGTTGGCAGTTTTGGTTACAAATGGTACTTTCCCTTACCCTTTTTGGTGGTGTTGTGCTTTTGGTTTTCCCCCTGCTCGGACGCTGGTTTTTCAAGCAGGTAGAAGAAAGTGTTGCACAATATGTTTTTGTCTTGGTGATGGTCTTTTTGGGGGCAGTTTTAGCCGAACTTGCAGGGGTGGAAGCCATTATTGGGGCGTTTTTATCGGGTTTGGCACTGAATCGCCTTATTTCGCGTACTTCGCCGCTTATGAATCGGATAGAATTTGTGGGCAGTGCTATCTTTATTCCCTTTTTTCTAATCGGCGTGGGCATGCTGATAGACTACCGCGTATTTTTCAAAGATTTAGAAACGCTCAAAGTCGCTTTGGTTATGATAGTTGTCGCGACCAGTGCTAAATTTATAGCGGCTTGGCTCACCCAAAAGACCTACGGTTTTTCCTTAGATGAAAGGCGTTTGGTCTTCGGATTGAGCAATGCGCAAGCCGCCGCTACTTTGGCGGCTGTTTTGGTAGGGTACAATATCATCATAGACCACAGTCCGACGGGCGAGCCTATTCGCCTGCTCAACGATAGCGTGCTTAATGGGACAATTCTGATGATACTCTTTACCTGCACAATCGCTTCTTTTGTGGCACAGAAAGGAGCAAAAAATATAGCCCTTAGCGAGGATACCATTTTAGAAGATGAAGAACAACAAAGAAAAGAGCGGATTCTAATTCCAATTAGCAACCAAAATACCCTGCACGAGCTTATTCATTTGGGCATGACCCTAAAATCGGAAAAAAATAAGAACGGCTTATATGCCCTAAACATCATCAATAGCCACAACACAGACGCACAAGCACTCAAAAAAGCAAAAAATCTTTTGCACAAAGCCGCCATAACTGCCGCCAGCGCAGACGTGCAGTTGCATGAAATTTCGCGCTATGATGCCAATGTTTTGAATGGCATCACAAACGTAATACGCGAATTTCAAATCACCGACCTTATTTTGGGGCTACACATTCAACAAGGACTATCCGACTCTTTTTTGGGCAATCTAACGGAAGGCATCTTGGGAAAATGTAACATCACAACCCTGATTTACAAGCCCTTACAACCTATCGCCACCATCAGAAGGCACTTTATTATCGTCCCCCCGCAAGCCGAAAAAGAGATAGGATTCCCCTTTTGGCTCATAAAGGTCTGGAATATTGCCAAAAATTCGGGCGCAACCCTGACTTTCTACGCGCCACAAGCCGTCTTAGACTTTATCGCAGAAGTGCAGCTCATACTGCCCATCGAGGCAGAACTCGAACTTTTCGACGACTGGGAGGATTTCTTGGTTTTGGCACGAAAAATACAAAAGGACGACAACTTAATCATTGTATTAAGCCGAAAAGATAAAATTTCATATCATAACAAAATGAAAAAAATACCGCATTACATCAATAAATATTTGAAAGATACAAGTTATATCTTAATCTATCCCATGCAGATAGGCGTAGGCGATTCTTCACACCTCGACCTGAAAGACTTGGCTCTTATCGAACCCTTAGAAAAGTTAGATGAAATTAGCAGGACGATTGCCAAAATATTTAAAAAGTAGATAGTAAAAATACTGACTTTGCCCTTCCAACTTGCTTCCTACGAGCGAAAATGACCTGCCCTTTTTATCAGTGGGGTCAGATTCAAAAAATCAGGTGCAAATGTGGGGACAAGGTACTGTTTTTTTGCAATCCTATGTATTTTCATTTATGTTTGTGTTTAGGGGCGTTGTTACAACGGTCAAAAGGTCAAAAAACGGGGTTTTGTGCTTTGCACAAGCCTCCTGACCCCACCCTGCCCCAGTAATGTTAAATTCTAAAAATTAAGTTCGAATGTAGGGACAAGGCATTGCCTTGTCCGTAGTGAGATTGAAATAAAAAAGGATTTTCAGACCCAAAAATAGGGGTCAGTCCAAATTTTATTTCGTGTCAAATTTGATAAAACAAGGCTTTTTACAGAACTTAACATCACTGCACCCTGCCCTCCCCCCATAGGGGAGGGTTCTAAAACCAAACTAATTTTCGGGATTTCACATAACAAAGCAAAGATATTTTATGATAAAAAAGCCCCGCCCTATGGGGGCGGGGTTTGGGGTGGGGTGCATTTAAGACTTTTATCGTTGCAACAACGCCTATTTAGGCTTAAAGTCTTAGTCCGAAAATCTTTTTTTTACCAAACTAAACTTAAAAAAATGGCAACCTCTATCACAAAAGAATTGAACAAGTATTTAAAAGAACTCACCAAAGAGGAACTGGAAAAGGAAATCAGAAAACTGTATTCTAAGTTTGAAAATGTAAAGGAATATTACAAACTTGAATTGGGCGAAGATACCTCAAAAGTGTTGGGCGAATATAAAAGAAAAATCAGAGGAGAATATTTTTCAAAAAGAGGCATGGGAAGAGCAAGCAGCAAGGAAAGTCGGAAGGTAATTAGCGAGTTCAAAAAGATTTCTATTTTTCAAGATGATGTCATCGAGTTGCTTCTCTATCGCGTTGAAGTCATGCAGGAATTCGCAAACGAGTATGGTGATGCTGGTTATGTAAGTGAGCCATTTTGTAGTTCAATGACAACATCTTTTCAAGAAGCCTGCAAACTCATCAAGACAGAAAAATTAGAAACAAAATTCCGTCCGATAGTACAAAAAATGGTAACAGCATCTGCGTATTTTGGCTGGTACGTAGAGGAAGCATTTGCACACTACTACCATGTTTATTTAGGCGAACAGGATAGCTCCGAAGCGTAACTTTTTAATGCTATAAAATGTATTTTTATTTTTCAGAAAAGAAAAGGAAAATGGTAGCATATCTATCATTTCATTGCAATATTGCGATAAAGGTAGGCAAAAATTAAACGCCCCTACCCTAAAATCAAATTTTGACAAAAAAAATCGCTATCTTGCCAAAAAATTGCCTAAGGCAGTTGTTTTGATTTCCTTTTCTTTTCAAACCCAAATATTACGAAGATGAACGGATTAGATATGATGAAAATGCTCGGAAAGGTGAAAGAATTTCAGAGTAAATTACAAGAAGCGCAAAATGCCTTAGGTAGTATTACGGCAGAGGGCGAATCGGGAGCAGGCATGGTAAAAGCCGTTGTCAATGGCAAAAAGCAGTTGGTAAGTTTGGAAATAGACCCCGACCTTTGCAAACCCGAAGACCGTCAGATGTTAGCCGACCTTATCGTAGCAGCGACCAACAAAGCCTTAGAAGAAGCCGAGGAGAAAAGCAAAGCCTTTTTGCAAAATTCTACTTCGGGCTTATTACCCAACATGGACTTGGGACAGTTTGGTATGTAAAGCTGATGTTGTGTCCTATCGCTTTTTATTTTTCCTACCTTTTAGCCGCTATTGAACAATTCTTGTATGAAAATTTTGGTACTCAACTGTGGTAGCTCCTCTATCAAAGCAGACGTTTTGCAGTTTTCGAAAAAAAATACGCCCCCCACTCGTCCGCTGACTTTGCTTCTCGAAAGCCTCAATACGGCTACCCCCCAACTTTGGATAGGAGAAAAGAAGCAAACCCTCCCCAAACTACCCGATTACCATGCCGCCCTCGATGTAGTCTTAGATGCCGTTATGAAGCGCAGCAAAACACAGGATTTGATAGCGATAGGACACCGCGTAGCGCATGGCGACGACCACAAACAGCCCACCCTTATCGATAACGCCGTAGAACGCGACATCGAGCAAATTAGCTATTTAGCACCCCAACACAACCCGATTCAGTTGGTAGGGATTCGCAAGGCGAAGAAAGCCTTTCCCAAACTGCCCCATATCGCCGTCTTCGATACGGCTTTCCATCATACCCTGCCGCGCCGCGCTTATAGCTACCCACTGCCGCAGCATTTGGTTGAAAAATACCACATTCGCCGCTATGGTTTTCATGGCACAAGCCACCAATACGTGGCTCGCAAAGCCGCCGATTACCTCAAAACCGACCTCCAACGCTTGCGCCTAATTAGTTGCCACTTGGGTAGCGGTTGTAGCCTAACTGCCATCGAGTGGGGGCGTTCCGTAGAAACCAGCATGGGCATGAGTCCTTTGGAAGGTGTGCCAATGATGAGCCGAAGCGGTGATATTGATGCAGGGATTTTGTTAGATTTGATGGAAAACGAAGAACTTTCCGCAGCCCAAATGCGCCACCTTTTGCACAAAGAAAGTGGGCTAAAAGGCATGACAGGCAAAGACGATTTGAGAGAAATTGAAGCCTTAGCAGCGCAGGGCGATGATGCCGCCCAACAAGCCCTCAAAGTTTTTGCGCATCGAATCTTGAAATACATAGGTGCGTATGCAGTGGTCATGGGCGGCGTAGATGCCATTATTTTTACAGGGGGAATTGGCGAAAATAGCCGTTTGGTGCGCCAACACATTGGTTCGCACTTGGCTTTTTTGGGCATGCACTTAGACGATTTTGCCAATCAGCAAGCCGCCGTTTCGCTTCAAAACCCCGTTGTGGATATTTGCGAAAGCCGCAGCCCCAACAAACTTTTAGTCATCAAGACAGATGAGCAGCTCGAAATTGCGCGTCAATGCCTACCCATTGCCTTAGAAAAACACAAGGTTAATCAAGATTTGAAAATTCCCATTGCGGTTTCGGCGCGTCATGTGCATCTAAGCCAAAAAAGCATAGATAAACTCTTTGGGAAAAATTACCAACTTCGCCCTTTTAAAGAGCTTTCACAAAAGGGAAATTTTGCCGCCCAAGAAACGCTCACCCTCATTGGCACGAAGGGCAAAATTGAAAACGTCCGTATCTTGATGCCGCCACGCAACGAAGACCAAGTAGAAATTTCGCGCACCGACGAATTTATTTTGGGCGTAGATGCCCCTGTACGTGCCTCTGGCGACCTTGCCAATACGCCCAGCCTTATTTTATTTGCCCCCCAAACAGGCAGAAGACTAAAACTCAAACAAGGCGTAATTTGCGCTTGGCGGCATATTCACATCAGCCCCGAAGAAGCAGCCCGATTTGGCGTAGAAGACAAAGACATTGTAGAAGTGCAGGTAAAAAATAAAGAACGCAGCCTAACTTTCGGAAACGTCCTTATTCGAGTTTCGCAGGGTGCAAAATTAGAAATGCACATCGATACTGACGAAGCAAACGCCGCCGAAATCAATACAGGTGAAGTAGGCGAATTGGTGGGAGCGCGTCCTACACAGGCGCAAGCAAGTCTGAAAAGTAAGCATATCAAATAGTAGTTTTACTTTTAGTTTAAAATGCACTATTTTATGCACAAAATTAAGGCACTTGCCCCTTCAAAGTAAGCAATGATGTTAAATTCTAAAAATCAAACGCAAATGTAGGGACAAAGCATTGCCTTGTCCTATGCCCCAAACCCTAAGGGTATTGAAGACCCTTAGGGTTTAAGTCCAAATTTTATTTCGTTTCTGATTTGATAAAACGAGGCTTTTCGCAGAACTTAACACTACTGTCAAAGTGAGTGCCTATACGATTTGTTTTTCAAGCCAAGTGATGGCTTTTTCTCTTTCCCAAAATAGTTTTGTTTGGAAACTATAATAGAGGCGATTCCCCAGCGCGAAATCGTGTTCCAGATGGCAGATAAGAGCAGATTTTGGCAGCAGCACCGCTAAATGGCGCAAGCCTGCATCTGCAAACATTGTCCAAGCGCGTTGCATGAGCCAATCGTGCAGCGGCGGCGGCAGTGGCTCATCGAGCAGGCTATAATCCAAAAGCAGCGTTTTGAGTGGTAATTGCCGTAGAGCGATTATCTGTTTTAAAATCAAGACCTGATAACTCTGCCATTTTTTGCTCTCCCAATAAAGTGAGCCTTGATTTTGATGATGAAAAGAAATAGGCTTTAAAAGTAAAGTAAAATGGCTATCACAATAAGTTATTTCCCCTGCCAAAGTGCTAATATTTAAAAAAATGCCTTCATAGAGGCGATGCGCCAAATGAGGATAAACCCTAAGCGGAGGAGGCGTAAAACGGTAGGAAGGGAGTGCCAAAATTGCCATCGCAGTCTGTTTTTTGTATGAAAAGGGGGAAGCGTTTTTTTCTTAAAGATATGAAAATGAGCGATTTAGTTATTTCTTTTTAGACTAAAAGCCTTCTGAAAAGCCCTAAGTGCAAAATTTTATCGATGAAAGGCGAAAAGAGTTTTGAAAACACGCCTATTTTTCCTATCTTACTTTTGCTTCGCACCAATCGGTTCGTTTTGTTATCTTTGCACCCAACACTTTAAAATTTATTTTTATGTCTGCATCTTTCCAACTTCACGATACCATCATTGCCGTAGCTACCCCAAACGGACGTGGGGCGATTGCGCTTTTGCGTCTGTCGGGTAAAAATGCGATTGCTTTGACCGGGAAGTTTTTTAAAAACAAAGACCTTAGCAAGCAGCCTTCACACACTTTGCACGTAGGACGTATTGTAGATGAACAAAATCAGACCCTCGATGAGGTAGTTGTGGGGCTATATCGTGCGCCGCGCTCCTTTACAGGCGAAGAGGTAGTAGAGATTTCTTGTCATGGCTCGCCTTATATTGTTCGTGAATTGATGCAACTTTTTATCCGTCAGGGGGCAAGATTGGCGCGTGCAGGCGAATTTACCCAACGTGCTTTCCTCAATGGCAAGATGGATTTGGCGCAAGCCGAAGCCGTCGCCGACCTGATTGCCTCCGAAACGCAAACGGCACACCGCGCAGCCCTTTACCAGATGCGAGGCGGCTTTTCGAAAGAAATCGAAGCCTTAGCCGAAAAACTTCTTAACTTTGTTTCACTTATAGAATTAGAATTAGATTTTGGTGAAGAAGATGTAGAATTTGCCGATAGAAGCCATCTAAAAAATTTGGTTCTCGAAATTAGAAAGACCGTACAAAAACTTGTACAATCTTTTGCCTTAGGCAATGCCGTCAAAAATGGAATCCCTACCGTTATTGCAGGCAGACCCAATGCAGGCAAATCTACCCTGCTCAATGCCCTTTTTCAAGAAGAAAAAGCTATCGTTTCCGACATCGCAGGCACAACGCGCGATTTTATCGAGGACGAACTTATCATCGAAGGCTTGGCATTTCGCTTTACCGATACGGCAGGCTTACGACAGACCGAAGACCAAATCGAGGCGATTGGCGTAGCGCGAACCAAAGAAAAAATCAAGATGGCTTCTCTACTTTTGTATATCTTTGATGCAAAAGAAATACGAAAACAAAAAGATTTTGAAGATGAAAAAGCCGAAGCACTTAGCTATCACGTTCCCCTTTTGATGGTAGGCAATAAAAGCGACAAGATTCAGCCCGAAATAAAAAAACTACTTGAAAATCAGGAAGATACAATTCTTATTTCGGCTCTGCATGGCGAAAATTTAGCCCTTTTACAACAAAAAATCTTAGCCAAAGTAGAAGCAGACCGATTCAAGACAGGCGACACAATGGTTACAAATTTTAGGCACTTTGAAAGTTTGAGTCTGGCAGACCGCTATTTGGAAAAAGTAGAAACTGACTTAGACAAGCACCTTTCTACCGATATGCTTGCCGCCGACCTAAGAGCCGCTCTCAAACATTTGGGAGAAATCACAGGCGAAATCACGCCTGACGACATCTTGGGCAATATTTTTTCTAAATTTTGTATTGGAAAATAAAAATTATCCTGCAAAACTTATTCTATAAAATTTATCTTGCAAAATTTATCCTATAAAATTTATTTAATACTAATAAATTTTTCTTGTAGGAACATTGCCATGCGTGAGTTTGATAAGTTGTTTGGCTAAAAAAGGTTGATAGCGAAAAAACGAAATCAAGCCGCGTGAAAGTCTTAGGTCGCCAAAAAAGTGCTGAATGGTTCTGCCTGCCCAAAGGCGCAAGGCAAAAGTTTTGCGCCACTCCGCCTTGTAATCGCTGACCATTTGGGCGGCAGAAATCCTGCCCTGCAAGTGTGCCACCAAATGCCCTGCCGCCATGCCGCCCCCTAAAAGAGCCATCGACATGCCATTGCCACACAAAGGCGCAATCATACCTGCGGCATCACCTGCAAATAAAAGTTGGGGCTGCTCCAAATTTTTTGCCGCAAAGGAAACTTGATGAATCACTAAGGGGTGGTCGTATAAAAAAGTCGCATTTTGAAAAATATCAGCCAAAAAAGGATTTTGAGCCAAAATTTCGCGCTCCATCAGGTCTAATTTTTTATGATGCGCCAAATTTTTCTTGTGAGAAAGATAGCACAGACAGTAGCTATCATTTTCTATACGTGAAATCCCACAATAACCGTTTTCAAAATTATGCAATGAAATGCGATTAAAAGGTTGTTTTGGATAACGAATATGATATTTAACCCCGATATAATTTGCTTTTTTCTGATACTCATTTCTATCTAAAACGGTATCTAAATTAGAACGCTTCCCAAAGGTAGCCAAAAGATAACGCGCCTCAAAATCGCCCTGCGTGGTGTGGCAAATCGCGCCTCTACTATTTTCGGTCAGACTTTTTACCTGCGTTTGGGTTAGAATTTCCGCTCCTGCTTCTTTTGCTTTGAGAGCCAAAGCACTATCTAATACATACCTGCTTAATCCAAAGCCTCCCAAAGGCAAAGAGAGCAAAAGCGGCTGCGTTTGGGGTGCAGTTAGCTCAAATTCCTCCAACGCCACAGCTCCAAGCGCAAAGGGATTCACCCCTAAATAGTTTAGAAAAGGTAGAGTTTCATTAGAAATATATTCACCACAAACTTTATGAAAAGGGTAGTTGTTTTTTTCTACTAAAAGCACTGAAAGTTGAGCGCGTGAAAGTAGGATAGTCGCTGCCAAGCCTGCCAAGCCGCCACCTATCACAATAACGTCATATTTTTTTGTCATATTTTTATTAGTTTTGCACTTTTAAAGTTTTCTTATCAGATTTTCAAGAAAAATAGCCTTTCGCACCTCTGTTGTCTTTAAAAAACAAACAAGGACTGCATTTGGTTATGCCTCGCAAAAGTTAGCACAAAAAGAAAAAAACAAAGCCCAACACGCCGCTTGTGCCTACTTTTTATGCTATTTAGATATAGACCATTTATAGACAAGGGAGGCAAAAAAATGCAACTTTGTACTTTTTCTAACTTTTG
This region includes:
- a CDS encoding cation:proton antiporter, with protein sequence MLANIFEQTLPIEHPVLRFLLILVIILLVPLFLSKIKIPSLLGLIVAGAVIGPKGIYLMERDSGIILSGTAGLLYIMFLAGLEIDLVEFKKNSVKSVVFGLYTFFIPMILGILSSFYILQFSLLTSVLLASMYASHTLIAYPLISQIGVAKNKAVTITVGGTMITDTLALLVLAIIVGMTKGNLGWQFWLQMVLSLTLFGGVVLLVFPLLGRWFFKQVEESVAQYVFVLVMVFLGAVLAELAGVEAIIGAFLSGLALNRLISRTSPLMNRIEFVGSAIFIPFFLIGVGMLIDYRVFFKDLETLKVALVMIVVATSAKFIAAWLTQKTYGFSLDERRLVFGLSNAQAAATLAAVLVGYNIIIDHSPTGEPIRLLNDSVLNGTILMILFTCTIASFVAQKGAKNIALSEDTILEDEEQQRKERILIPISNQNTLHELIHLGMTLKSEKNKNGLYALNIINSHNTDAQALKKAKNLLHKAAITAASADVQLHEISRYDANVLNGITNVIREFQITDLILGLHIQQGLSDSFLGNLTEGILGKCNITTLIYKPLQPIATIRRHFIIVPPQAEKEIGFPFWLIKVWNIAKNSGATLTFYAPQAVLDFIAEVQLILPIEAELELFDDWEDFLVLARKIQKDDNLIIVLSRKDKISYHNKMKKIPHYINKYLKDTSYILIYPMQIGVGDSSHLDLKDLALIEPLEKLDEISRTIAKIFKK
- a CDS encoding YbaB/EbfC family nucleoid-associated protein, whose translation is MNGLDMMKMLGKVKEFQSKLQEAQNALGSITAEGESGAGMVKAVVNGKKQLVSLEIDPDLCKPEDRQMLADLIVAATNKALEEAEEKSKAFLQNSTSGLLPNMDLGQFGM
- a CDS encoding NAD(P)/FAD-dependent oxidoreductase; translated protein: MTKKYDVIVIGGGLAGLAATILLSRAQLSVLLVEKNNYPFHKVCGEYISNETLPFLNYLGVNPFALGAVALEEFELTAPQTQPLLLSLPLGGFGLSRYVLDSALALKAKEAGAEILTQTQVKSLTENSRGAICHTTQGDFEARYLLATFGKRSNLDTVLDRNEYQKKANYIGVKYHIRYPKQPFNRISLHNFENGYCGISRIENDSYCLCYLSHKKNLAHHKKLDLMEREILAQNPFLADIFQNATFLYDHPLVIHQVSFAAKNLEQPQLLFAGDAAGMIAPLCGNGMSMALLGGGMAAGHLVAHLQGRISAAQMVSDYKAEWRKTFALRLWAGRTIQHFFGDLRLSRGLISFFRYQPFLAKQLIKLTHGNVPTRKIY
- a CDS encoding DUF6155 family protein, with product MATSITKELNKYLKELTKEELEKEIRKLYSKFENVKEYYKLELGEDTSKVLGEYKRKIRGEYFSKRGMGRASSKESRKVISEFKKISIFQDDVIELLLYRVEVMQEFANEYGDAGYVSEPFCSSMTTSFQEACKLIKTEKLETKFRPIVQKMVTASAYFGWYVEEAFAHYYHVYLGEQDSSEA
- a CDS encoding YceI family protein, whose translation is MATTWLIDPAHSEVQFKVKHLVISTVTGSFKSFSGSLSVESDDFNGASIQFEAQIESIDTGIEQRDAHLKSDDFFNAASFPTLSFASTKFAKKSDTTYTLEGNLTIKGVSKSVTLAVEYGGTATDPYGNVKAGFELSGKINRKDFGLNWSAVTEAGGVVVSDEVRLLMNIQVAKQA
- a CDS encoding acetate/propionate family kinase is translated as MKILVLNCGSSSIKADVLQFSKKNTPPTRPLTLLLESLNTATPQLWIGEKKQTLPKLPDYHAALDVVLDAVMKRSKTQDLIAIGHRVAHGDDHKQPTLIDNAVERDIEQISYLAPQHNPIQLVGIRKAKKAFPKLPHIAVFDTAFHHTLPRRAYSYPLPQHLVEKYHIRRYGFHGTSHQYVARKAADYLKTDLQRLRLISCHLGSGCSLTAIEWGRSVETSMGMSPLEGVPMMSRSGDIDAGILLDLMENEELSAAQMRHLLHKESGLKGMTGKDDLREIEALAAQGDDAAQQALKVFAHRILKYIGAYAVVMGGVDAIIFTGGIGENSRLVRQHIGSHLAFLGMHLDDFANQQAAVSLQNPVVDICESRSPNKLLVIKTDEQLEIARQCLPIALEKHKVNQDLKIPIAVSARHVHLSQKSIDKLFGKNYQLRPFKELSQKGNFAAQETLTLIGTKGKIENVRILMPPRNEDQVEISRTDEFILGVDAPVRASGDLANTPSLILFAPQTGRRLKLKQGVICAWRHIHISPEEAARFGVEDKDIVEVQVKNKERSLTFGNVLIRVSQGAKLEMHIDTDEANAAEINTGEVGELVGARPTQAQASLKSKHIK
- the mnmE gene encoding tRNA uridine-5-carboxymethylaminomethyl(34) synthesis GTPase MnmE, which codes for MSASFQLHDTIIAVATPNGRGAIALLRLSGKNAIALTGKFFKNKDLSKQPSHTLHVGRIVDEQNQTLDEVVVGLYRAPRSFTGEEVVEISCHGSPYIVRELMQLFIRQGARLARAGEFTQRAFLNGKMDLAQAEAVADLIASETQTAHRAALYQMRGGFSKEIEALAEKLLNFVSLIELELDFGEEDVEFADRSHLKNLVLEIRKTVQKLVQSFALGNAVKNGIPTVIAGRPNAGKSTLLNALFQEEKAIVSDIAGTTRDFIEDELIIEGLAFRFTDTAGLRQTEDQIEAIGVARTKEKIKMASLLLYIFDAKEIRKQKDFEDEKAEALSYHVPLLMVGNKSDKIQPEIKKLLENQEDTILISALHGENLALLQQKILAKVEADRFKTGDTMVTNFRHFESLSLADRYLEKVETDLDKHLSTDMLAADLRAALKHLGEITGEITPDDILGNIFSKFCIGK
- a CDS encoding YggS family pyridoxal phosphate-dependent enzyme, coding for MSLSSPISTEVIRERIADIHAKLANTNARLIAVTKTHPVEVLEMAYQAGMKVFGENRVQELLAKQPLLPKDIEWHLIGTLQRNKVKYIVPFITLIHSVDNWELLVEINKRAAALGRTVDCLLQVHIAKEDTKFGFSEEELYQIFKEKSFDNLAHVRLKGLMGMATFTEDKAQIRKEFATLKTLFDQIKNNYQSPNLDFTELSMGMSGDFEIAAAEGSTLVRVGSAIFGSR